The following coding sequences are from one Leptolyngbya sp. NIES-3755 window:
- a CDS encoding hypothetical protein_185 (similar to AA sequence:cyanobase_aa:LBDG_25610), producing MTIYPRGFWYPPKPPHDSAIARFAAVQDHVSSTSHRRNSLARMTIALTSGWIASQIALPVHAASLINNSGIQFNQDTTLESNFVESHGAYQSTFGVINLDTKEKTPLLVETRASDAQESIFKPSSRRSHLGTNTDFRGTPGNAVPQSATQYRFRANQRYVLYLESSFNGRPTGILYSTDVLNPNREQQVQFAGGINDLCSGGITLGWDDTGSKLVRNRQQQDRDFDDFVVQMKSLSCGLGGGEPPAVAVEAPGAAPIPSGGRVSPLWFAPLALLPFLFRGGDGGGGGGTPIVPPDQRKPPVEPIPEPITLMGSGSAIALAALMERRRKKKRK from the coding sequence ATGACAATTTATCCTCGTGGTTTCTGGTATCCCCCCAAACCACCGCATGACTCTGCGATCGCTCGATTCGCGGCGGTTCAAGATCATGTCTCATCGACTTCTCATCGACGGAATTCCCTGGCTCGGATGACGATCGCTCTCACGAGCGGTTGGATAGCGAGTCAGATTGCGCTTCCCGTTCATGCTGCCAGTTTAATTAATAACTCAGGGATTCAATTTAACCAAGACACAACGCTAGAGTCCAACTTTGTCGAATCTCACGGCGCGTATCAATCCACCTTTGGAGTCATTAACCTCGATACCAAAGAAAAAACGCCCTTGTTGGTAGAAACGAGAGCTTCAGATGCCCAAGAATCTATCTTTAAACCCTCTTCTCGCCGAAGCCATTTGGGAACGAATACCGACTTCCGAGGCACACCGGGTAACGCCGTCCCTCAATCCGCTACTCAGTACCGTTTTAGAGCGAACCAGCGTTATGTACTGTACTTAGAATCGTCGTTTAACGGTCGTCCCACTGGAATTCTCTACTCAACGGATGTCCTCAATCCCAACCGAGAACAGCAAGTGCAATTTGCAGGCGGAATCAATGACCTCTGTAGCGGCGGTATCACGCTCGGATGGGACGACACCGGATCGAAACTGGTGCGGAATCGTCAACAGCAAGACCGTGATTTCGATGACTTTGTGGTTCAGATGAAAAGTTTAAGCTGTGGGTTGGGCGGGGGTGAACCTCCAGCAGTCGCAGTCGAGGCACCTGGAGCGGCTCCAATTCCATCGGGCGGGCGAGTCAGTCCGCTTTGGTTTGCTCCGTTGGCACTGTTGCCTTTCCTCTTCCGAGGGGGAGACGGGGGAGGCGGGGGAGGGACACCAATCGTACCTCCGGATCAGCGAAAGCCACCGGTAGAACCTATTCCAGAGCCAATCACCCTGATGGGTTCAGGAAGCGCGATCGCATTGGCAGCCCTGATGGAACGACGGCGAAAGAAAAAACGAAAATAG
- a CDS encoding hypothetical protein (similar to AA sequence:cyanobase_aa:cce_5262) has translation MVQCMTYPTDTHGVPGYRFVKPTRNGVWGVWVSENNSFDRDEWNRKKEAAQQAKQVQIANVMPLKKRDEYYRNLLAQGSLSERDKADLEKRGIKDLSIAISLGYGYVLPFKGLGGSYVGAQVRLTGENIEGGRYRWHDLPGGKQYPGTDEMPIAVFKVENPTAISLVEGTGVKPLIASERLKAITIGAAGGNFSSSPTQLKAVIEAFPGLPVVIVPDAGDVVNTQVANRIQRQVEYLRSIDVEPSILWWGQTTKNDNDIDELTREEFTGARSLSWDEFSALLPGNELKQRPDESERDRLLRLRKFRFAGYWKDLKRDFQLSQSIEGVDQIEYEGYCPTLDPYWDTIAVQGWLGTGKTETIIRSLKPFQDKAIVWVAPNNGLNRQTAMRAYRHGFQTFHYQDDVTMNRIALNSAAPGIYFMCPDSFKEYAVGEVDWSQVVLVMDEFSGIRKDIHTKVSELPQISKAIENCGSLITADAFLSDVDLELIQSLRGHQIGLYRQEAAKSRKSIKWIETRNAQGDTSFSHQGVYLDLLGQWADEIAAGTIQRIAIAVDSILTAKVIRNFLQSKGVRTWLACSETPEENSRFMPNPDETIIGSQAQAIVYTPTAKSGLDIQASFDRGLLISCGVLCPTEMLQMMGRCRQCGEWFVSAPRHTATAITPSLNGQKVKQWGEVIRSTFADLEYNAPYCLQVSGLWENLTSDITKAFGSEYLQSLCEEYFASVESIEVSSGSKTKWDSFVDSIKFQDAENILKASLESGYRLIDAQKQPHKNSQVWDVKLATLHGKYPALIERMVKDGSHTAIDFCKLLTSSRITKLKNWIIAEDCHLDDDENLLERLKNRVTTYNSGAFKARQNITLYRELKLIALVSLSERKPDNAISDQTAFNMRSPVICGMWQQFQANAALRKLFPLVETIDQFWKTICNCMKAFGFQSVSKKAREKTSEARPNGTFRGVQRYTNSRTSYFIGWIYMDCSGNNFFKQNYQIVVGAIRDNIIVERADRKAKKEGQSPVIERVSTIESMLDQAFPNREAGKDTGQIENSSRLPLAV, from the coding sequence ATGGTTCAGTGCATGACCTATCCGACAGACACCCACGGAGTACCGGGCTATCGCTTCGTCAAGCCAACCAGGAACGGGGTGTGGGGGGTCTGGGTTTCAGAAAACAACAGCTTCGATCGCGATGAGTGGAACCGCAAAAAAGAAGCGGCGCAGCAGGCGAAACAGGTTCAGATTGCCAATGTGATGCCGTTGAAGAAGCGCGACGAGTACTATCGAAACCTTCTTGCTCAAGGCTCCCTGAGTGAGCGCGACAAGGCAGATTTAGAGAAGCGCGGCATCAAAGATTTATCGATCGCGATTTCTCTCGGTTACGGGTACGTTCTGCCGTTCAAAGGTCTGGGCGGCTCTTACGTGGGCGCTCAAGTACGGCTCACGGGCGAAAACATCGAAGGAGGTCGCTACCGTTGGCACGATTTACCTGGTGGGAAGCAGTACCCCGGAACTGATGAAATGCCGATCGCTGTTTTCAAAGTTGAGAATCCAACCGCGATCTCACTTGTCGAAGGAACCGGAGTTAAGCCGTTAATCGCATCAGAACGACTGAAAGCCATTACGATCGGCGCGGCTGGCGGGAACTTCTCATCGTCTCCAACGCAACTCAAGGCAGTGATCGAGGCGTTCCCAGGATTGCCCGTGGTGATTGTTCCTGATGCTGGGGATGTTGTCAACACACAGGTTGCAAATCGGATTCAACGGCAAGTTGAGTATCTTCGATCGATCGATGTTGAGCCGTCGATCCTTTGGTGGGGACAGACGACCAAGAACGATAACGACATTGATGAGCTAACCCGCGAAGAATTTACTGGCGCTCGTTCCCTGTCCTGGGATGAATTTTCAGCACTATTGCCGGGGAATGAGCTTAAGCAAAGACCGGATGAATCTGAGCGCGATCGTCTGTTGCGACTGAGAAAGTTTCGTTTCGCTGGATACTGGAAAGACCTTAAGCGAGATTTCCAGCTATCACAAAGTATCGAAGGCGTTGATCAGATCGAGTATGAAGGGTACTGCCCTACGCTCGATCCCTATTGGGATACGATCGCGGTTCAGGGATGGCTAGGCACGGGAAAAACCGAGACAATCATCCGATCATTAAAGCCGTTCCAGGACAAAGCGATCGTTTGGGTGGCTCCCAACAATGGGCTGAACCGACAGACAGCGATGAGAGCTTATCGACATGGCTTTCAAACGTTCCATTACCAAGACGATGTAACAATGAACCGGATTGCGCTCAATAGTGCCGCTCCGGGAATCTACTTCATGTGTCCTGATTCGTTCAAGGAGTATGCGGTTGGCGAGGTTGACTGGTCGCAAGTAGTTCTTGTAATGGATGAATTCTCAGGAATTCGTAAGGACATTCACACCAAAGTCTCTGAGCTTCCCCAAATCAGCAAAGCGATCGAGAATTGTGGTTCATTGATTACGGCTGATGCCTTCCTATCGGATGTTGACCTAGAACTGATTCAATCCCTCAGAGGGCATCAAATCGGGCTGTATCGTCAGGAAGCAGCAAAATCACGCAAATCTATCAAGTGGATTGAAACTCGCAACGCACAGGGTGATACTAGCTTCTCTCATCAAGGCGTTTACCTGGATTTACTTGGGCAGTGGGCAGATGAAATTGCGGCGGGGACAATTCAGAGAATCGCGATCGCGGTTGATTCCATTTTGACGGCTAAAGTTATCCGCAACTTCCTTCAGTCGAAAGGGGTCAGGACTTGGCTTGCTTGCTCTGAGACACCCGAAGAAAACTCTCGGTTTATGCCGAATCCTGACGAAACGATCATCGGTTCCCAGGCTCAAGCAATCGTCTACACACCAACCGCAAAATCTGGCTTAGACATCCAAGCAAGTTTTGATCGAGGTCTTCTGATTAGCTGCGGTGTGTTGTGCCCTACCGAAATGCTGCAGATGATGGGTCGTTGCCGTCAATGCGGGGAATGGTTCGTATCGGCTCCACGCCATACCGCAACAGCAATCACGCCATCTCTGAACGGACAGAAAGTTAAGCAGTGGGGAGAAGTAATCAGATCGACATTTGCAGATCTGGAGTACAACGCTCCCTACTGCCTACAAGTGTCTGGACTTTGGGAAAACCTAACGAGCGACATCACTAAGGCTTTTGGTTCTGAGTATCTACAGTCGTTGTGCGAAGAGTATTTTGCCTCTGTTGAGTCGATCGAGGTTTCCAGCGGCTCTAAAACCAAATGGGATTCTTTTGTTGACTCGATCAAGTTTCAAGACGCTGAGAACATTCTGAAAGCTAGCCTAGAGAGCGGCTACAGACTGATCGACGCGCAGAAACAGCCGCACAAAAACTCTCAGGTGTGGGATGTCAAGCTGGCAACCCTCCACGGCAAATATCCAGCACTGATCGAGCGGATGGTTAAAGATGGCAGTCACACTGCGATCGATTTCTGCAAGCTGTTGACATCTTCCAGGATCACCAAGCTGAAGAACTGGATCATCGCTGAAGACTGCCATCTAGACGATGATGAGAACCTTTTGGAGCGGCTAAAGAATCGCGTCACGACCTACAACTCAGGCGCATTTAAGGCACGTCAGAACATCACTCTTTACCGAGAACTGAAGCTGATTGCGCTCGTTTCCCTGTCAGAAAGAAAGCCCGATAATGCGATCTCAGATCAAACCGCTTTCAATATGAGGAGTCCGGTTATCTGCGGAATGTGGCAACAATTCCAAGCTAATGCAGCGCTCCGTAAGCTGTTTCCACTGGTTGAGACGATCGATCAATTCTGGAAAACGATCTGTAATTGTATGAAAGCCTTCGGGTTCCAATCTGTCTCTAAGAAGGCGAGAGAGAAAACCTCAGAAGCCAGACCCAACGGGACGTTTAGAGGCGTTCAACGGTACACAAACTCAAGAACGAGCTACTTCATTGGGTGGATCTACATGGATTGCTCAGGCAATAATTTTTTCAAGCAGAACTATCAAATCGTGGTTGGAGCAATCCGAGACAACATCATCGTTGAACGAGCAGATCGCAAGGCAAAAAAGGAGGGTCAATCTCCAGTAATCGAGCGAGTCTCTACGATCGAGTCAATGTTGGATCAGGCTTTCCCAAACCGCGAAGCGGGCAAGGACACAGGACAGATCGAGAACTCATCTAGATTGCCTCTAGCGGTCTAG
- a CDS encoding integrase family protein (similar to AA sequence:cyanobase_aa:LBDG_01490), with the protein MTLEAINARLRAANLGVTIAARGKGSILSLRAKVPPKNGSGSSYWQYISLGLQNNPAGLKRAELEAKKLSVQIGLREFRWDEWIEPETPDSDTVAAWIERYEAEYFNRRSRNPKSETTWRTDYKQPFGQLPQNEPISPEILRQSILETEPDTRNRQRRCMALGQLAKFAGVDLDAKSLRGDYSPKRLNPRDLPSDKEISQSRDRISTQNESWAYAFGLMACYGLRNHELFHIDLERLRDSPVLSLTEDLNGGGKTGSRRVWACYPEWWDKWRLWDVKLLPKVTGKSNSDLGNRVTHAFKRYGFSNPYNLRHCWAVRTIEFDIPVELASQQMGHSLKIHHEIYHHWISDDVHQRAFDRAMRNHDRPLPP; encoded by the coding sequence ATGACCTTAGAAGCGATTAATGCCCGTCTGAGAGCGGCTAACCTTGGCGTGACCATTGCAGCGCGGGGCAAGGGATCTATTCTTTCCTTACGTGCCAAAGTTCCACCTAAGAACGGCTCTGGTAGTTCCTACTGGCAATATATAAGCTTAGGACTTCAGAACAATCCGGCTGGACTGAAACGGGCGGAATTGGAAGCCAAAAAACTATCCGTCCAGATTGGCTTAAGAGAGTTTCGATGGGATGAATGGATAGAGCCGGAGACACCCGACTCTGACACGGTTGCAGCATGGATCGAGCGATATGAAGCTGAGTATTTTAATCGTCGATCGCGCAATCCCAAGTCAGAAACCACATGGAGAACCGACTATAAGCAACCGTTTGGACAGTTGCCACAGAATGAACCGATATCGCCTGAGATTCTTCGTCAGTCGATACTTGAGACGGAACCCGATACCCGCAATCGACAGCGACGGTGTATGGCTCTAGGGCAGTTGGCAAAGTTCGCGGGTGTTGATCTGGATGCGAAATCATTGCGCGGCGACTATTCTCCAAAACGGCTCAATCCTCGCGACCTGCCATCGGATAAGGAGATTTCCCAGTCGCGAGATCGCATCAGCACACAAAACGAATCATGGGCTTATGCGTTTGGGCTGATGGCTTGCTATGGATTGAGAAATCATGAGCTATTTCATATCGACTTAGAACGGCTCAGAGATTCCCCGGTTCTTAGCTTGACTGAAGATCTTAACGGAGGCGGCAAGACAGGCTCTAGGCGCGTCTGGGCGTGTTATCCGGAATGGTGGGATAAGTGGCGGTTGTGGGACGTGAAGCTACTCCCCAAGGTCACGGGTAAGTCAAATTCTGACTTGGGCAATCGGGTGACTCATGCTTTCAAACGTTATGGATTCTCAAATCCGTACAATCTACGTCACTGTTGGGCAGTTCGCACGATCGAGTTTGATATTCCCGTTGAACTAGCATCGCAGCAGATGGGGCACTCCCTAAAAATTCATCACGAGATTTATCACCATTGGATTTCTGACGATGTGCATCAACGGGCGTTTGATCGAGCAATGAGGAACCACGATCGACCGTTGCCACCGTGA
- a CDS encoding transposase IS4 family protein (similar to AA sequence:cyanobase_aa:Cyan7425_5319) — MRSENPRVTSSSLVPGINSVEYGFIRRYAITDASVYDSQVLGQLLDDENDLDAVSAMLELKHLTYNFKRFLYHQAQLAA; from the coding sequence ATGCGGTCTGAAAATCCTCGTGTCACGAGTTCAAGTCTCGTTCCTGGCATCAACTCTGTCGAGTATGGTTTTATTCGCCGTTATGCCATCACAGATGCCTCGGTATATGACTCTCAAGTGCTGGGGCAACTCCTGGATGATGAGAATGATCTGGATGCAGTCAGCGCCATGCTCGAATTGAAGCATTTGACTTACAATTTCAAGCGATTCTTGTATCATCAGGCTCAACTTGCAGCCTAA